From a single Herbiconiux sp. SALV-R1 genomic region:
- a CDS encoding PIN domain-containing protein translates to MADSGAFRPLWSGRVIDEAMRALTRIHPSVDENRFLSRFRSMNEAFEDALVEGSERLEAAVELPDPDDRHVVAAALRGRADAIITQNTKDFPDSVLRPLGLEALPVDAFLLDQYDLNPRAACRVVSEQAAAMTHPPVGVETLLARWLAVGLRTSRTRWGGGCATTAVPSIARALTAGSRRSATRRSSTAARSRRGR, encoded by the coding sequence ATGGCCGATTCGGGTGCCTTCCGCCCGCTGTGGTCGGGCCGTGTCATCGATGAGGCCATGCGTGCGCTGACGCGGATTCATCCGAGCGTCGATGAAAACCGATTCTTGAGTCGCTTTCGTTCGATGAACGAGGCGTTCGAGGACGCGCTCGTGGAGGGCTCGGAGCGTCTTGAGGCCGCCGTCGAGCTCCCCGACCCGGATGATCGACATGTGGTCGCCGCTGCGCTGCGCGGACGCGCTGACGCGATCATCACCCAGAACACGAAGGACTTCCCCGACTCGGTGCTGAGACCTCTCGGACTCGAAGCACTTCCCGTCGATGCCTTTCTCCTGGATCAGTACGATCTGAATCCCCGTGCGGCCTGTCGTGTCGTCTCTGAGCAGGCTGCAGCCATGACTCACCCGCCGGTCGGCGTCGAAACCTTACTGGCACGTTGGCTCGCAGTGGGGCTCCGGACTTCGCGAACACGGTGGGGCGGAGGCTGCGCGACAACAGCGGTTCCGTCGATCGCTAGGGCGCTGACGGCGGGTTCCAGGCGGTCAGCCACTCGCCGATCGTCGACTGCAGCACGGTCGAGAAGGGGTAGGTGA
- a CDS encoding SDR family NAD(P)-dependent oxidoreductase — MPEQTPAIDPADLATTLRVLESMAGLDEEHPDFVAVRHATARMFKAVKRVRRREIRAAVAAADKAVIAATATGAPDRIDDETRGIPISTATTTPTAGTLLKSRACYICKQHYTLVDAFYHQLCPTCAALNHAKRDARTDLTGKRALLTGGRAKIGMYIALRLLRDGAHTTITTRFPRDAVRRFTSLPDSAEWLHRLKVVGIDLRDPAQVVALAEEAAGAGSLDILINNATQTVRRSPGAYQPLVDAELAPLPDGPLPELATFGHTNDPHPQALERSVSAHPILAAAASRAEALTEQAMAAGSSSLERLAAGTAIDAGGLIPDLHDVNSWTQAVDDVDPLEMLEVQLANTTAPFLLVSKLRASLAASGARRTYVVNVSAMEGVFNRGYKGPGHPHTNMAKAAVNMLTRTSARELFEADSILMTSVDTGWITDERPHPTKVRLAEEGFHAPLDLVDGAARVYDPIVRGEAGEDLFGVFLKDYRPGAW; from the coding sequence GTGCCCGAACAGACCCCCGCCATCGACCCGGCCGATCTCGCCACGACCCTGCGGGTGCTCGAGAGCATGGCCGGCCTCGACGAGGAGCACCCCGATTTCGTCGCCGTGCGCCACGCCACCGCGCGCATGTTCAAGGCGGTGAAGCGGGTGCGTCGTCGCGAGATCCGCGCCGCCGTGGCCGCGGCCGACAAGGCGGTCATCGCCGCCACCGCCACGGGCGCCCCCGACCGCATCGACGACGAGACCCGCGGCATCCCGATCAGCACCGCCACCACGACCCCCACCGCGGGCACCCTGCTGAAGTCGCGCGCCTGCTACATCTGCAAGCAGCACTACACCCTGGTCGACGCCTTCTACCACCAGCTCTGCCCCACCTGCGCGGCCCTCAACCACGCCAAGCGCGACGCCCGCACCGACCTCACCGGCAAGCGCGCCCTGCTCACCGGCGGTCGCGCCAAGATCGGCATGTACATCGCCCTGCGCCTGCTGCGCGACGGCGCCCACACCACCATCACCACCCGCTTCCCGCGCGACGCGGTGCGCCGCTTCACGAGCCTCCCCGACTCAGCCGAGTGGCTGCACCGCCTCAAGGTGGTGGGCATCGACCTGCGCGACCCGGCCCAGGTGGTGGCGCTCGCCGAGGAGGCGGCGGGCGCAGGGAGCCTCGACATCCTCATCAACAACGCCACCCAGACGGTGCGCCGCTCGCCCGGCGCCTACCAGCCGCTGGTGGATGCGGAGCTCGCCCCGCTGCCCGACGGCCCGCTCCCCGAACTCGCCACCTTCGGCCACACCAACGACCCGCACCCGCAGGCGCTCGAGCGCTCGGTGTCGGCGCACCCCATCCTCGCCGCCGCGGCGTCGCGTGCGGAGGCGCTCACCGAGCAGGCCATGGCTGCCGGGTCGAGCTCGCTCGAGCGCCTCGCCGCCGGCACGGCGATCGACGCGGGTGGTCTCATCCCCGATCTGCACGACGTGAACTCGTGGACGCAGGCGGTCGACGACGTCGACCCCCTCGAGATGCTCGAGGTGCAGCTCGCCAACACGACCGCCCCGTTCCTCCTGGTGTCGAAGCTGCGGGCGTCGCTCGCGGCGAGCGGTGCCCGACGCACCTACGTGGTGAACGTCAGCGCGATGGAGGGCGTGTTCAACCGCGGCTACAAGGGCCCCGGTCACCCGCACACCAACATGGCGAAGGCCGCGGTGAACATGCTCACCCGCACCAGCGCCCGCGAGCTGTTCGAGGCCGACTCCATCCTCATGACGAGCGTCGACACCGGCTGGATCACGGACGAGCGCCCCCACCCCACGAAGGTGCGTCTCGCCGAAGAGGGCTTCCACGCCCCGCTCGACCTCGTCGACGGCGCAGCCCGCGTCTACGACCCGATCGTGCGCGGCGAGGCGGGCGAAGACCTGTTCGGCGTGTTCCTGAAGGACTACCGGCCCGGCGCCTGGTGA
- a CDS encoding helix-turn-helix domain-containing protein, which yields MSDTISAPRSAHVVEPPHDLTDMLELARFLENHSAPAVLLGPDGEQIALPIVAYDVLKQVVSALERGASVSVEPIDRQLTTQQAADLLGVSRNTLVRLLDEHELPFERLGQSRHRRLRLHDVLAYRERKRADRRSRLDELTRQAAEDGLDDVDPETYREALADARKS from the coding sequence ATGAGTGACACGATCAGCGCCCCGCGCTCAGCGCACGTCGTCGAACCCCCGCACGATCTCACCGACATGCTCGAGCTCGCACGTTTTTTAGAGAACCACTCGGCCCCGGCCGTCCTGCTCGGTCCTGATGGCGAGCAGATCGCTCTGCCGATCGTCGCCTACGACGTCCTGAAACAGGTCGTCAGCGCTTTGGAGCGCGGCGCCTCGGTGTCGGTCGAGCCCATCGACCGGCAGCTGACCACTCAGCAAGCCGCCGACCTCCTCGGAGTGAGCCGGAACACCCTGGTGCGTCTCCTCGACGAGCACGAGCTGCCTTTCGAGCGGCTGGGGCAGTCGCGTCATCGTCGTCTGCGGTTGCATGACGTCTTGGCCTATCGCGAGCGCAAGCGTGCAGACCGGCGAAGTCGACTCGACGAGTTGACGCGCCAGGCGGCGGAAGACGGCTTGGACGATGTCGATCCCGAGACCTACCGGGAGGCCCTGGCCGACGCTCGAAAGTCGTGA
- a CDS encoding NUDIX domain-containing protein has product MTDPTSPTPTSILVSAAVITDASGRLLLVRKAGTTAFMQPGGKPEPGETPGQTLVRELEEELGLRIDPAALGSLGRFTASAANEPGFLVVADVFTVDIGTQHPVAAAEIAELRWADASSAAADALEVAPLAREYFLR; this is encoded by the coding sequence GTGACCGACCCCACCTCCCCCACCCCCACAAGCATCCTCGTCTCCGCCGCCGTCATCACGGATGCGTCGGGCCGGCTGCTCCTCGTGCGCAAGGCCGGCACCACCGCCTTCATGCAGCCGGGCGGCAAGCCCGAGCCGGGCGAGACGCCGGGCCAGACGCTCGTGCGGGAGCTCGAGGAGGAGCTCGGGCTGCGGATCGACCCCGCCGCACTCGGCTCGCTCGGGCGCTTCACGGCCTCGGCGGCGAACGAGCCGGGGTTCCTGGTGGTAGCCGACGTGTTCACCGTCGACATCGGCACGCAGCATCCGGTCGCCGCTGCGGAGATCGCGGAGCTGCGGTGGGCTGACGCGAGCTCGGCAGCCGCCGATGCGCTCGAGGTCGCCCCGCTCGCGCGGGAGTACTTCTTGCGGTGA
- a CDS encoding extracellular solute-binding protein translates to MKTTRFLAVSALAVASALALTACAAGSEGGDSSNGDVTLTFWHNSTTGDGKQYWVDTAAAFEAANPGVKVDIQAIQNEEMDGKLQTALNSGDAPDIFLARGGGKLADVVKAGQAMDITDGISAESKEAVGNSLSAFEIDGKNYGMPVSVLPSGIYYASDLFTQAGVTETPGTIDELEAVDEQLKAAGIAPIAVGAKDAWPAAHWYYNFALRACSKDALDEAAASRSFDDPCWLTAGENLQSFLETEPFNDGFLTTAAQQGAGSSAGLIANHQAGMELMGAWDPGVIASLTPDEKPLADLKWFPFPEVEGGDGEPGAMMGGVDGFTCWVNAPKECVDFLNFIVEKENQEGYATAFQTLPASKDAQGVVTDPALKDVLAAYTDAPYVVLWLDTLYGQNVGNALNVAVVDMFAGKGDPQGIVDAVNAAAAKS, encoded by the coding sequence ATGAAGACGACCAGGTTCCTGGCGGTGTCCGCGTTAGCGGTCGCCAGCGCCCTCGCACTGACCGCATGCGCGGCAGGATCGGAAGGGGGCGACTCGTCGAACGGCGACGTCACACTCACCTTCTGGCACAACTCCACCACGGGTGACGGCAAGCAGTACTGGGTCGACACGGCAGCGGCCTTCGAGGCCGCGAACCCCGGTGTGAAGGTCGACATCCAGGCCATCCAGAACGAGGAGATGGACGGCAAGCTGCAGACCGCCCTCAACTCCGGCGACGCGCCCGACATCTTCCTCGCCCGCGGCGGGGGCAAGCTCGCCGACGTGGTGAAGGCCGGGCAGGCGATGGACATCACCGACGGCATCTCGGCCGAGTCGAAGGAGGCGGTCGGCAACTCGCTGAGCGCCTTCGAGATCGACGGCAAGAACTACGGCATGCCGGTCTCGGTGCTGCCCTCCGGCATCTACTACGCGTCAGACCTGTTCACGCAGGCGGGCGTGACCGAGACCCCCGGCACCATCGACGAGCTCGAGGCCGTCGACGAGCAGCTGAAGGCGGCAGGCATCGCGCCGATCGCGGTGGGCGCCAAAGACGCCTGGCCGGCCGCCCACTGGTACTACAACTTCGCCCTGCGCGCCTGCTCGAAAGATGCCCTCGACGAGGCCGCGGCGAGCCGCAGCTTCGACGACCCGTGCTGGCTCACGGCGGGCGAGAACCTGCAGTCGTTCCTCGAGACCGAGCCCTTCAACGACGGCTTCCTCACCACCGCCGCCCAGCAGGGCGCGGGCTCGTCGGCGGGCCTCATCGCCAACCACCAGGCCGGCATGGAGCTCATGGGCGCCTGGGACCCGGGCGTGATCGCCTCGCTCACCCCTGACGAGAAGCCGCTGGCCGATCTGAAGTGGTTCCCCTTCCCCGAGGTGGAGGGCGGCGACGGCGAGCCCGGCGCCATGATGGGCGGCGTCGACGGCTTCACCTGCTGGGTGAACGCACCGAAGGAGTGCGTCGACTTCCTCAACTTCATCGTCGAGAAGGAGAACCAGGAGGGCTACGCCACGGCGTTCCAGACCCTCCCGGCGTCGAAGGATGCGCAGGGCGTCGTCACCGATCCGGCCCTGAAAGACGTGCTCGCGGCCTACACCGACGCGCCCTACGTGGTGCTCTGGCTCGACACCCTCTACGGGCAGAACGTGGGCAACGCGCTGAACGTCGCCGTGGTCGACATGTTCGCCGGCAAGGGCGACCCGCAGGGCATCGTCGACGCCGTGAACGCGGCGGCGGCGAAGTCGTAG
- a CDS encoding LacI family DNA-binding transcriptional regulator: MMARATIHDVAAAAGVSVATVSKAVNGRYGVASETAVRVLEAVERLGYESSLVASSMRSRRTGVIGVLVADFEPFSAEILKGVGVGLKGSRYDLLAYSGSRQGDGEGWERRSLSRLSGTLIDGAILVTPTVVNAAAEIPVVAVDPHTGRADLPTVEADSRGGAVEATTALIELGHRRIGFIAGRPDLTSSRLRDAGYRDALSAAGIPFDPAFVRVGFYDSDTARSAAHDLLTQPERPTAVFAANDLSAMALIEVAQGLGLEVPGDLSVIGFDDVPEASRLALPLTTVRQPMQSIGQAAARMLMTLMAGDELGSTHLLLPTRLVQRATTAPPRPAHP; this comes from the coding sequence ATGATGGCGAGGGCGACGATCCACGACGTCGCTGCGGCGGCGGGCGTCTCGGTGGCGACGGTGTCGAAGGCCGTGAACGGCCGCTACGGGGTGGCGAGCGAGACCGCCGTGCGCGTGCTCGAGGCGGTGGAGCGGCTCGGCTACGAGTCGAGCCTCGTGGCGAGCAGCATGCGCTCGCGCCGCACCGGGGTGATCGGGGTGCTCGTCGCCGACTTCGAGCCGTTCAGCGCCGAGATCTTGAAGGGCGTCGGCGTGGGGCTGAAGGGCTCGCGGTACGACCTGCTCGCCTACAGCGGCTCGCGGCAGGGCGACGGCGAAGGCTGGGAGCGGCGGTCGCTCAGCCGGCTGAGCGGCACCCTCATCGACGGCGCCATCCTCGTGACGCCCACCGTCGTGAACGCCGCAGCCGAGATCCCGGTGGTGGCAGTCGACCCGCACACCGGGCGCGCCGACCTGCCCACCGTCGAGGCCGACAGCCGCGGCGGCGCCGTCGAGGCCACCACCGCCCTCATCGAACTCGGGCACCGGCGCATCGGCTTCATCGCCGGCCGGCCCGACCTCACCTCGTCGCGGCTGCGCGACGCGGGCTATCGCGACGCGCTCTCGGCGGCGGGCATCCCGTTCGACCCCGCGTTCGTGCGGGTGGGGTTCTACGACTCCGACACCGCGCGCAGTGCCGCGCACGACCTGCTCACGCAGCCCGAGCGGCCCACGGCGGTGTTCGCCGCGAACGACCTCTCGGCCATGGCTCTCATCGAGGTGGCCCAGGGGCTCGGCCTCGAGGTGCCCGGTGACCTCTCGGTGATCGGCTTCGACGACGTGCCCGAGGCCTCCCGCCTCGCGCTGCCGCTCACCACGGTGCGGCAGCCCATGCAGAGCATCGGGCAGGCCGCGGCGCGCATGCTGATGACGCTCATGGCCGGCGACGAGCTCGGCTCCACCCACCTGCTGCTGCCGACGAGGCTCGTGCAGCGCGCGACGACCGCACCGCCGCGGCCGGCGCACCCCTGA
- a CDS encoding glycoside hydrolase family 43 protein, which yields MGRYRNPVLPGCHPDPSICRVGDDFYLVTSSFEYLPGLPIHTSTNLVDWSPLGHALHRPGQLDLSGLASSRGLYAPTIRHHDGTFFVVCTVVGPDDGSWSGRTGHFVVTARDAAGPWTDPVWIDGVGGFDPSLTFDGDRVWLVGTEPMAEPRWPGHTGVWLVELDPGSLQPLGAPAIIWEGAMLGAVWAEGPHLVPRPGGGWMLVAAEGGTARDHAVCVAYADSLEGPYVGDLANPRLSHRELGSVTPIASVGHADLVDDGAGRTWATVLATRLTDGADGLLGRQTHLVPVGWEDRRPLFAPGLGRVGEVVEAEGVPDQLPAAREFGDGFRKGRFDPAWNGVGRHPSEFAELVELASGEVVLSVSGGAEPASLGAQSFLGRRLPVADADVAVALEVPGPGVRAGLLVRTSELAHLELRLDDTGRVSCVLTAGRVPTVLAEARVAVGPDAIVELGLEIRGLALRASVDGSFFAEAELCALVPNPASGFVGVWVGPVAVGAPEDRVRVREVTISAR from the coding sequence ATGGGCCGCTACCGCAACCCCGTTCTGCCCGGCTGCCACCCCGACCCCAGCATCTGCCGGGTCGGCGACGACTTCTACCTCGTGACGTCGAGCTTCGAGTACCTCCCCGGGCTGCCGATCCACACCTCGACGAACCTCGTCGACTGGTCGCCGCTCGGCCACGCCCTGCACCGGCCCGGCCAGCTCGACCTGAGCGGCCTCGCCTCGTCGCGCGGGCTCTACGCCCCCACCATCCGGCACCACGACGGCACCTTCTTCGTCGTGTGCACGGTGGTGGGGCCGGATGACGGCAGTTGGTCGGGGCGCACCGGACACTTCGTCGTCACCGCTCGAGACGCGGCAGGCCCGTGGACCGACCCCGTGTGGATCGACGGCGTCGGCGGCTTCGACCCGTCGCTCACCTTCGACGGCGACCGGGTCTGGCTCGTCGGCACCGAACCGATGGCCGAACCGCGCTGGCCGGGGCACACCGGCGTGTGGCTGGTCGAGCTCGACCCCGGCTCCCTGCAGCCGCTCGGCGCTCCGGCGATCATCTGGGAGGGCGCGATGCTCGGGGCGGTCTGGGCGGAAGGGCCGCACCTCGTGCCGCGACCGGGCGGGGGCTGGATGCTCGTCGCGGCGGAGGGGGGAACGGCACGCGACCACGCGGTGTGCGTCGCCTACGCCGACTCGCTCGAAGGCCCGTACGTGGGCGACCTCGCCAACCCGCGGCTCAGCCACCGCGAGCTCGGGTCGGTGACGCCGATCGCCTCGGTCGGCCACGCCGACCTGGTCGACGACGGCGCCGGGCGCACCTGGGCGACGGTGCTGGCCACGCGACTCACCGACGGGGCCGACGGGTTGCTCGGCCGGCAGACGCATCTCGTGCCCGTGGGCTGGGAGGATCGGCGGCCGCTGTTCGCGCCGGGGCTCGGCCGGGTGGGCGAGGTCGTGGAGGCCGAGGGTGTTCCCGATCAGCTCCCCGCGGCGAGGGAGTTCGGCGACGGCTTCCGGAAGGGGCGGTTCGACCCGGCCTGGAACGGTGTCGGGAGGCACCCGTCGGAGTTCGCGGAGCTGGTCGAGCTCGCCTCAGGTGAGGTGGTGCTGAGCGTGAGCGGCGGGGCCGAGCCGGCATCACTCGGGGCGCAGTCGTTCCTCGGGCGGCGACTTCCGGTGGCCGATGCCGACGTGGCTGTCGCGCTCGAGGTTCCCGGTCCAGGCGTGCGGGCGGGCCTGCTGGTGCGCACCAGCGAGCTCGCCCACCTCGAGCTCCGCCTCGACGACACCGGGCGGGTGAGCTGCGTGCTCACCGCCGGAAGGGTGCCGACCGTGCTTGCCGAAGCGCGGGTCGCGGTCGGGCCGGATGCCATCGTCGAGCTCGGTCTGGAGATCCGGGGCCTCGCGCTGCGCGCATCCGTCGACGGCTCGTTCTTCGCCGAGGCCGAGCTCTGTGCGCTCGTGCCGAACCCCGCATCCGGGTTCGTCGGGGTGTGGGTGGGGCCGGTTGCCGTCGGGGCACCCGAAGACCGCGTGCGGGTGCGGGAGGTCACGATCTCCGCGCGGTGA
- a CDS encoding alpha/beta hydrolase — protein MMTDCLADTGAAGSLPLLALGLLVLAAGAAALAVLRRRRPGARRSGRAAALALLVVAALGLGALQLGGSATTAQAAPAVAGCPPTSSSTPAPVPTPTPTTTPTPTQPIIGADQEVTFVSGGVTFHGSYRGPVDTSMPVPAVVIAVGTGDVDRDGNAPSVATEAYSWLADIMSAHGVASLRYDKLGTGATGLGPYSDDPQQMLALGYNELRVQPIRDALSFVAGQPGVDQGHILLFGHSEGGADSLIVATDPGSAPPLAGLMLIEPAYTHILDILITQFGEQMDAAVAGGAMTADDKATLTEWMRAGVDEIRAGTPPYPEPGPVPLPDATGITAVYQSAIGTNIYGSDPAQMVITHAYRTLYGKQYDVVDPAALSPQVTVPTLITCGTKDFNTPCGDGTPGSGVIAVADGFTPGLAEFHIIPNMVHILRDTGTADVPQPADQITYPFSTVLQSTIGEWLTAWNPPSAP, from the coding sequence ATGATGACCGACTGTCTCGCCGACACCGGAGCGGCGGGGTCACTCCCCCTGCTCGCGCTCGGGCTGCTGGTGCTGGCCGCGGGGGCTGCGGCGCTCGCTGTGCTCCGTCGTCGCCGGCCCGGAGCACGTCGCAGCGGCAGGGCGGCGGCACTGGCGCTTCTCGTCGTGGCCGCTCTCGGGTTGGGTGCGCTGCAGCTCGGCGGGTCGGCCACGACCGCTCAGGCGGCTCCCGCCGTCGCGGGATGCCCTCCCACCTCCAGCTCGACCCCCGCACCCGTGCCGACTCCCACCCCCACCACGACCCCCACGCCCACCCAGCCCATCATCGGCGCCGACCAGGAGGTCACCTTCGTCAGCGGCGGCGTCACGTTCCACGGCAGCTACCGCGGCCCCGTCGACACCTCTATGCCCGTGCCCGCCGTGGTCATCGCTGTCGGAACCGGAGATGTCGACCGCGACGGCAACGCTCCCTCGGTCGCCACCGAGGCCTACTCCTGGCTCGCCGACATCATGAGCGCCCACGGCGTCGCCTCGCTCCGCTACGACAAGCTGGGCACCGGCGCGACCGGCCTCGGTCCCTACTCCGACGACCCCCAGCAGATGCTCGCGCTCGGCTACAACGAGCTGCGGGTGCAGCCCATCCGCGACGCACTCTCCTTTGTCGCCGGCCAGCCCGGGGTCGATCAAGGACACATCCTGCTGTTCGGTCACAGCGAGGGCGGCGCCGACTCGCTCATCGTGGCCACCGACCCGGGCAGCGCGCCCCCGCTCGCGGGTCTGATGCTCATCGAGCCGGCGTACACGCACATCCTCGACATCCTCATCACCCAGTTCGGCGAGCAGATGGATGCCGCCGTGGCCGGCGGCGCGATGACCGCCGACGACAAGGCAACGCTGACGGAGTGGATGCGGGCGGGGGTCGACGAGATCCGTGCCGGAACGCCGCCCTACCCCGAGCCCGGCCCGGTGCCGCTTCCGGATGCGACCGGCATCACCGCGGTCTACCAGAGCGCCATCGGCACCAACATCTACGGCTCCGACCCGGCGCAGATGGTGATCACCCACGCCTACCGCACCCTCTACGGCAAGCAGTACGACGTGGTCGACCCGGCCGCGCTCTCGCCCCAGGTCACCGTTCCCACCCTCATCACCTGCGGCACGAAAGACTTCAACACGCCGTGCGGCGACGGCACCCCGGGCTCGGGCGTCATCGCGGTCGCCGACGGCTTCACGCCCGGCCTCGCGGAGTTCCACATCATCCCCAACATGGTGCACATCCTCCGCGACACCGGCACCGCCGACGTCCCCCAACCCGCCGACCAGATCACCTACCCCTTCTCGACCGTGCTGCAGTCGACGATCGGCGAGTGGCTGACCGCCTGGAACCCGCCGTCAGCGCCCTAG
- a CDS encoding carbohydrate ABC transporter permease produces MPTAGRSAAGGDAEAPAPAAVRHRRSRWPERGELLLLLGPALVVFVGFVILPVAMAAYYGFFSWSGYGPATDFVGLRNYITILTDPAFHEALGHNAFIVVMSLVLQGPLAFGLALLLNRKLRFQSLIRVLIFVPYVISEVVVGIGWSLMLQSNGAVNGLLDKVGLGALSTDWLSDPAVAIWTLLVIITWKYVGFAVILFLAGLQGIPDELTEAAAIDGASFWQIQRHIVLPLMGPTVRIWAFLSIIGSLQLFDLVWIIWGQYVASTAGTSTMATYMVANGRNAGSYGFGSAVALVIFLISLTVALLYQRFVLRRDTAGALTGGKNR; encoded by the coding sequence CTGCCCACCGCAGGCCGGAGCGCGGCGGGGGGCGACGCCGAGGCGCCGGCCCCCGCCGCCGTGCGGCACCGCCGTTCCCGCTGGCCCGAGCGCGGTGAGCTGCTCCTGCTGCTCGGCCCCGCGCTCGTGGTGTTCGTCGGCTTCGTCATCCTCCCGGTGGCGATGGCGGCCTACTACGGCTTCTTCAGCTGGTCGGGCTACGGCCCCGCCACCGACTTCGTCGGCCTCCGCAACTACATCACCATCCTCACCGACCCCGCCTTCCACGAGGCGCTCGGCCACAACGCGTTCATCGTGGTGATGTCGCTGGTGCTGCAGGGGCCGCTCGCCTTCGGGCTGGCGCTGCTGCTCAACCGCAAGCTGCGCTTCCAGTCGCTCATCCGTGTGCTCATCTTCGTGCCCTATGTCATCTCCGAGGTGGTCGTGGGCATCGGGTGGAGCCTCATGCTGCAGTCGAATGGCGCGGTGAACGGGCTGCTCGACAAGGTGGGCCTCGGTGCACTCTCGACCGACTGGCTCTCCGACCCGGCGGTCGCCATCTGGACCCTGCTCGTCATCATCACCTGGAAGTACGTCGGCTTCGCCGTCATCCTCTTCCTGGCGGGCCTCCAGGGCATCCCCGACGAGCTCACCGAGGCCGCCGCCATCGACGGCGCGAGCTTCTGGCAGATCCAGCGGCACATCGTGCTGCCGCTGATGGGGCCGACCGTGCGCATCTGGGCGTTCCTGTCGATCATCGGCTCGCTGCAGCTGTTCGACCTGGTGTGGATCATCTGGGGCCAGTACGTCGCCTCGACGGCCGGCACCTCCACGATGGCGACGTACATGGTGGCGAACGGCCGCAACGCCGGCAGCTACGGCTTCGGCAGCGCCGTCGCGCTCGTCATCTTCCTCATCTCGCTCACCGTCGCGCTGCTCTACCAGCGCTTCGTGCTGCGCCGCGACACCGCAGGCGCCCTCACCGGAGGGAAGAACCGATGA
- a CDS encoding acyltransferase yields the protein MSSAASTTSSIDLSKRDLTLDLARVFCVLLVVLIHLLMVGVGIGPDGQVQVSRPLEEQWWFAPVTWAGQIMPLFFVVGGFASLTAWRSLVRRGGTGADYVRSRVLRLAQPALPLFIFYAVVIGGARLIGIDPQLVELAVTGAASPLWFLAAYTLCQALVPVMAHWHARAPKATLLVLLAGAIAVDSIRYTVGIDAIGLANLFFVWLLVQQLGFWYADGWFAARRWWTLVGIAVVAYAALVPLTVFGPYSDDMLTNLNPPTLPLVALAVAQACILKLLRPALARLMNTHAARAVVFLVGTRLMTIYLWHLPVILMLSGLALLVPFASPEPASLAWWWTRPIMFVLVMAAVFGLSFVVGRWEAPREVGPTPRTSVVAVATVLAFLPPFAVMEFFMDLPIALVGSVLLAVAVFMLGRWRAAPAPASVGASAAAVTSSTDAATPAGAPDARTGTTTPHSHSGPISS from the coding sequence ATGAGCAGCGCGGCCTCCACGACCTCGTCGATCGACCTCTCGAAGCGTGACCTCACGCTCGACCTGGCCCGCGTGTTCTGCGTGCTGCTGGTGGTGCTCATCCATCTCCTCATGGTGGGTGTGGGCATCGGCCCCGACGGGCAGGTGCAGGTCTCCCGCCCGCTCGAGGAGCAGTGGTGGTTCGCCCCCGTCACCTGGGCCGGCCAGATCATGCCGCTGTTCTTCGTGGTGGGCGGCTTCGCCTCGCTCACCGCGTGGCGGAGCCTGGTGCGCCGGGGCGGCACGGGCGCCGACTACGTGCGCAGCCGCGTGCTGCGGCTGGCGCAGCCCGCCCTCCCGCTGTTCATCTTCTATGCAGTCGTCATCGGCGGCGCCCGACTCATCGGCATCGACCCGCAGCTCGTCGAGCTCGCCGTCACCGGCGCGGCCTCGCCGCTGTGGTTCCTCGCCGCCTACACCCTGTGCCAGGCACTCGTTCCCGTCATGGCGCACTGGCACGCGAGGGCTCCGAAAGCGACCCTCCTGGTGCTGCTGGCCGGTGCGATCGCGGTGGACAGCATCCGGTACACCGTCGGCATCGACGCCATCGGCCTCGCCAACCTGTTCTTCGTCTGGCTGCTCGTGCAGCAGCTGGGGTTCTGGTACGCCGACGGCTGGTTCGCCGCCCGCCGCTGGTGGACGCTCGTGGGCATCGCCGTCGTCGCCTACGCCGCCCTCGTGCCCCTGACCGTGTTCGGACCGTACTCCGACGACATGCTCACGAACCTCAACCCGCCCACGCTGCCGCTGGTGGCGCTCGCGGTGGCTCAGGCGTGCATCCTGAAGCTGTTGCGGCCGGCGCTCGCGCGCCTCATGAACACGCACGCGGCGCGCGCCGTGGTGTTCCTCGTGGGTACGCGGCTGATGACGATCTACCTCTGGCACCTGCCGGTCATCCTGATGCTGTCGGGCCTCGCCCTGCTCGTGCCGTTCGCGAGCCCCGAGCCGGCGAGCCTCGCCTGGTGGTGGACGCGCCCGATCATGTTCGTGCTCGTGATGGCCGCCGTGTTCGGGCTCTCGTTCGTGGTCGGTCGCTGGGAGGCGCCGCGTGAGGTCGGGCCCACGCCGCGCACCTCGGTGGTGGCGGTGGCGACGGTGCTGGCGTTCCTGCCCCCGTTCGCGGTGATGGAGTTCTTCATGGACCTGCCGATCGCCCTCGTCGGCAGCGTGCTGCTCGCGGTCGCCGTGTTCATGCTCGGGCGCTGGCGTGCGGCGCCGGCCCCGGCCTCGGTCGGGGCGTCGGCGGCGGCGGTGACTTCGTCGACGGATGCGGCGACTCCCGCAGGGGCACCGGATGCGCGCACCGGCACCACGACCCCGCATTCGCATTCGGGCCCGATTTCGTCGTAG